From the genome of Phytohabitans rumicis, one region includes:
- a CDS encoding GlxA family transcriptional regulator, whose product MTLHRVVALVTAPQSPFELACASEVFGTVPQDAPPHYSFRVCAERPGPLPTTAGYAMLVEAGLAALREADTVVVPGWQPPGALVSPNVAEALRGAHRRGARIVAICTGAFVLAQAGLLDGRRATTHWRSAVQLAAAFPEVRVDPDVLFVDHGDVATSAGTGAGIDLCLHLVRSDHGAAYAAQVARRMVLPPHREGSQLQYAAHPAPARADESLAPLLEWATSHLDTPLTLDHLAERAGLSSRTLARRFTEQLGTSPGQWLLGQRLDAARILLEQTDLPVEAIATRVGLASAVNLRRRFRVHLGTTPGIYRRTFSET is encoded by the coding sequence ATGACCCTTCATCGGGTGGTGGCCCTGGTCACCGCGCCGCAGTCGCCCTTCGAGCTGGCCTGTGCCTCCGAGGTCTTCGGTACCGTTCCGCAGGACGCGCCGCCCCACTACAGCTTCCGGGTCTGCGCCGAGCGCCCCGGACCCCTGCCGACCACCGCCGGCTACGCGATGCTCGTCGAGGCGGGGCTGGCCGCCCTACGGGAAGCGGACACCGTGGTCGTCCCCGGCTGGCAGCCGCCCGGCGCACTCGTGTCGCCGAACGTCGCCGAGGCGCTGCGGGGCGCCCACCGGCGCGGGGCGAGGATCGTCGCCATCTGCACGGGGGCGTTCGTGCTCGCTCAGGCCGGACTGCTCGATGGCCGCCGTGCCACCACCCACTGGCGCAGCGCCGTCCAGTTGGCCGCCGCCTTCCCCGAGGTGCGGGTGGATCCGGACGTGCTCTTTGTGGACCACGGCGATGTGGCGACCAGCGCCGGGACCGGCGCGGGCATCGACCTGTGCCTGCACCTGGTGCGTTCCGACCACGGCGCGGCGTACGCCGCCCAGGTCGCCCGGCGCATGGTCCTGCCACCGCACAGGGAAGGCAGCCAACTCCAGTACGCCGCACACCCCGCACCGGCCAGGGCGGACGAGTCGTTGGCGCCACTGCTGGAGTGGGCCACCTCCCACCTCGACACCCCACTGACCCTCGACCACCTCGCCGAACGCGCCGGACTGTCCAGCCGAACCCTCGCCCGCCGCTTCACCGAACAGCTCGGCACCAGCCCGGGACAGTGGCTGCTCGGCCAACGCCTCGACGCGGCACGAATACTGCTGGAACAGACCGACCTTCCGGTGGAAGCCATCGCCACCCGGGTCGGACTCGCCTCAGCGGTCAACCTACGTCGCCGGTTCCGGGTGCATCTCGGCACCACACCCGGCATTTACCGACGGACCTTCAGCGAAACCTGA
- a CDS encoding SDR family NAD(P)-dependent oxidoreductase, whose product MGKVWFITGSSRGLGRNFVEAALSRGDKVAATARSTASFDDLVAGYGDAVLPLEMDVTDKAAVFDSVQRAREHFGRLDVIVNNAGYAQVGAIEELSERELRDQFETNVFGAVWVIQAALPYLREQGSGHFVQLSSVAGLIAMPLGGAYHISKWSAEALNETLAREVADFGIKVTLIEPAGFATRKGKNPNPLDNGHMAQLNPAYDGLRQRLGQMTGSKPAGDPVAAAQTLLKIVDSDEPPLRVLFGQGFHQMIEQVYADRLKTWADGQDLSTEAHGNLDQAGANPQA is encoded by the coding sequence ATGGGCAAGGTCTGGTTCATCACCGGTTCGTCGCGCGGCCTGGGCCGCAACTTCGTCGAGGCCGCCCTGTCCCGCGGCGACAAAGTGGCCGCGACCGCCCGCAGCACGGCAAGCTTCGACGACCTGGTCGCCGGATACGGCGACGCGGTCCTTCCGCTCGAGATGGACGTGACCGACAAGGCCGCCGTCTTCGACAGCGTGCAGCGGGCCAGGGAACACTTCGGCCGCCTCGACGTCATCGTCAACAACGCCGGCTACGCCCAGGTCGGCGCGATCGAGGAGCTGTCCGAGCGGGAGCTGCGCGACCAGTTCGAGACCAACGTGTTCGGCGCCGTGTGGGTGATTCAGGCGGCGCTGCCCTACCTGCGCGAGCAGGGCTCAGGGCACTTCGTCCAGCTGTCCTCGGTCGCCGGCCTGATCGCGATGCCACTCGGCGGCGCGTACCACATCTCCAAGTGGAGCGCGGAAGCGTTGAATGAAACCCTCGCCCGCGAGGTCGCCGACTTCGGCATCAAGGTGACCCTGATCGAACCCGCCGGCTTCGCCACCAGAAAGGGCAAGAACCCGAACCCGCTCGACAACGGCCACATGGCCCAGCTCAACCCCGCATACGACGGTCTGCGCCAGCGCCTCGGCCAGATGACGGGCAGCAAGCCCGCCGGTGACCCGGTCGCCGCGGCCCAGACACTGCTCAAGATTGTCGACTCGGACGAGCCGCCACTGCGGGTGCTCTTCGGACAGGGCTTCCACCAGATGATCGAGCAGGTCTACGCCGACCGGCTCAAGACCTGGGCCGACGGGCAGGACCTCTCGACCGAGGCACACGGCAACCTCGACCAAGCGGGCGCGAACCCGCAGGCCTGA
- a CDS encoding winged helix-turn-helix transcriptional regulator: protein MTGKPTWKSRTPTDPEDACPIDPVVDIVFSRWTTPILWTLNEHGRQRFVELARRITTITPKVLTQRLRQLERDGLIVRTYHPEIPPRVEYEISDLGRSLAPLFAHLADWASTKLDTVEQARRDYDAKATR, encoded by the coding sequence ATGACTGGCAAGCCGACCTGGAAGTCGCGCACGCCGACCGACCCCGAGGACGCCTGCCCGATCGACCCCGTCGTGGACATCGTGTTCAGCCGGTGGACCACACCGATCCTGTGGACCCTGAACGAGCACGGCCGGCAGCGCTTCGTTGAGCTGGCGCGGCGGATAACCACGATCACGCCGAAGGTGCTGACGCAGCGGCTGCGCCAACTCGAACGGGACGGCCTGATCGTGCGCACCTATCACCCCGAAATCCCGCCCCGAGTCGAGTACGAGATCAGCGACCTCGGTCGCAGCCTCGCCCCACTCTTCGCGCACCTGGCTGACTGGGCGAGCACCAAACTCGACACGGTGGAGCAGGCCAGGCGCGACTACGACGCCAAGGCGACCCGGTAG
- a CDS encoding LysR family transcriptional regulator, whose protein sequence is MELRDIEIFLTLAEELHFGRTADRLRLTTARVSQSIRKQERLIGAPLFDRTTRAVRLTPLGEQFRTDLKAAYGQLRAAIEVATTTARGATTLTLGVFGSQTYELVRVIDRFRARNPRCDLLFREVHFSDPFGALRAGQVDLQTCWLPVREPDLTVGPTVITDPLLLMVASTHPLATRASVLLEDLGDCVLPQIAGSVPAYWEAAVLPSHTPSGRPIPRGPQVATFQEIQAVVVADQAVCVVFAEASRYYQRPGIVYLPIRDAPLGHWALVWRTATESPLVRAFADAARDLDGAGATSA, encoded by the coding sequence GTGGAGTTGCGCGACATCGAGATCTTCCTGACCCTCGCCGAGGAACTGCACTTCGGCAGGACCGCCGATCGGCTGCGGCTGACCACCGCTCGGGTCAGTCAGTCCATTCGCAAGCAGGAACGGCTCATCGGCGCGCCGCTGTTCGACCGCACCACGCGCGCGGTTCGCCTGACGCCACTCGGCGAGCAGTTCCGCACCGACCTCAAGGCCGCATACGGCCAACTCCGGGCCGCGATCGAGGTCGCGACCACGACCGCTCGCGGCGCCACCACCCTCACCTTGGGCGTCTTCGGGTCCCAAACCTACGAACTGGTCCGGGTCATCGACCGGTTCCGCGCCCGCAACCCGCGCTGCGACCTGCTGTTCCGTGAGGTGCACTTCAGCGACCCGTTCGGAGCGCTGCGAGCCGGTCAGGTTGACCTGCAAACCTGCTGGCTGCCGGTACGGGAACCGGACCTCACCGTCGGACCAACGGTGATTACCGACCCACTCCTGTTGATGGTCGCCAGCACCCACCCACTCGCCACCCGGGCGTCGGTGCTCCTGGAAGACCTCGGAGACTGCGTCCTGCCCCAGATCGCCGGCTCGGTGCCCGCCTACTGGGAAGCCGCGGTACTCCCGTCCCACACACCGAGCGGGCGTCCGATACCGCGCGGCCCGCAGGTCGCCACCTTTCAAGAGATTCAGGCGGTCGTCGTCGCCGACCAAGCCGTCTGTGTCGTGTTCGCCGAGGCGAGCCGCTACTACCAGCGACCCGGCATCGTCTACCTGCCCATCCGGGATGCGCCGCTGGGCCACTGGGCCCTCGTCTGGCGCACGGCAACCGAGTCGCCACTCGTGCGCGCCTTCGCCGACGCCGCACGCGATCTCGACGGCGCGGGCGCCACGTCAGCGTGA
- a CDS encoding alpha/beta fold hydrolase, giving the protein MSEIVETTVLRTEIQVDGEMASYLTVEQDGPAVLLLHGTYWSRVWLPVLDRLAAAGLRPVAVDLPGLGRSGGELTLETGTVPALADWVARFASAVRLCGPIAVAGHDIGGAVAQHLLVHDRLEVSRLALVNSVTYDSWPVSGVARFRDPQVVAAITADEILAARRQAVTAALAGAATEQRIADYLDPWTDARVRRSWMALAGAADNRYTRDAVPALRQNATPKLLIWGEDDDFQKVEYAERFAAEIPHTTLIRIPDAGHIPTENAPGQVARALIDFFTA; this is encoded by the coding sequence ATGAGTGAGATCGTCGAAACGACAGTGCTGCGCACCGAGATCCAGGTCGACGGCGAGATGGCCAGCTACCTGACCGTGGAGCAGGACGGCCCGGCCGTGTTGCTGCTGCACGGAACGTACTGGAGCCGGGTCTGGCTGCCGGTGCTGGACCGCCTCGCTGCGGCGGGGCTGCGGCCCGTCGCGGTCGACCTGCCCGGACTTGGGCGCTCGGGCGGCGAACTCACCCTGGAAACGGGCACGGTCCCGGCCCTCGCGGATTGGGTGGCGCGCTTCGCCTCCGCGGTGCGGCTCTGCGGGCCGATCGCCGTAGCGGGTCATGACATCGGCGGCGCCGTCGCCCAGCACCTGCTCGTCCACGATCGGCTGGAAGTGTCCCGGCTGGCATTGGTCAACTCGGTCACCTACGACTCCTGGCCGGTGTCCGGCGTGGCCCGGTTCCGGGACCCGCAGGTCGTCGCCGCCATTACCGCCGACGAGATTCTCGCCGCCCGCCGGCAAGCCGTGACAGCGGCGCTGGCCGGTGCCGCCACCGAGCAACGGATCGCGGACTATCTGGATCCGTGGACCGATGCGCGGGTTCGCCGCTCCTGGATGGCCCTGGCCGGCGCGGCCGACAACCGCTACACCCGCGATGCCGTTCCCGCGCTGCGGCAGAACGCGACACCCAAGTTGCTGATCTGGGGCGAGGACGACGACTTCCAGAAGGTGGAGTACGCCGAGCGGTTCGCCGCGGAGATCCCGCACACCACACTCATACGCATCCCGGATGCAGGGCACATCCCCACCGAGAACGCGCCCGGCCAGGTCGCGCGCGCACTCATTGACTTCTTCACGGCGTAG
- a CDS encoding SDR family NAD(P)-dependent oxidoreductase — protein sequence MTDSEQTSVVITGANKGLGFEAARRLGKQGWTVFLGSRDEGRGRAAADKLAAGGADVVLVPLDVTSDESVAGAVRLVREHTDRLDVLINNAGAPGNIVAPADATAEEVHAVYDTNVYGPIRVTHAFLPLLRAARHPRVVMVSSGGGSFAVVTDPQQPVSKMHELAYSSSKAALNMITIRYAQALPEIKFNIATPERSPTASSPPPT from the coding sequence ATGACCGACTCGGAACAGACCTCGGTGGTGATCACCGGAGCCAACAAGGGACTTGGCTTCGAGGCGGCCCGTCGGCTCGGCAAGCAGGGCTGGACGGTCTTCCTCGGCTCGCGCGACGAGGGTCGAGGACGGGCGGCAGCCGACAAGCTGGCAGCCGGTGGCGCGGACGTGGTCCTGGTGCCGCTGGACGTGACCTCGGACGAGTCGGTGGCCGGCGCCGTACGCCTCGTTCGGGAGCACACCGACCGGCTGGACGTACTGATCAACAATGCCGGCGCGCCGGGAAACATCGTCGCGCCCGCGGACGCGACTGCCGAGGAGGTGCATGCCGTCTACGACACCAACGTGTACGGGCCGATCAGAGTCACGCATGCGTTCCTTCCCCTGCTGCGGGCGGCGCGGCACCCGCGGGTCGTGATGGTCTCCAGCGGTGGCGGCTCGTTCGCGGTTGTGACCGATCCGCAGCAGCCGGTCTCGAAGATGCACGAGCTGGCCTACAGCTCGTCGAAAGCGGCACTGAACATGATCACCATCCGGTACGCCCAGGCGCTCCCAGAGATCAAGTTCAACATCGCCACCCCGGAGAGGTCGCCAACCGCAAGTTCGCCGCCACCGACATGA
- a CDS encoding LLM class flavin-dependent oxidoreductase, which yields MRLGVVLPDESAEADPRRIVEVARRAEVLGFDSVWLPDHLLPPSEYGPVYGGVFEPLILLSHIAAVTTRITLDSAGLDMKPTLGRGRASQQRRNRHAAVAATMKTVPGSPRFPSAANSNKRTS from the coding sequence ATGCGACTCGGCGTGGTATTGCCCGACGAGTCGGCAGAAGCTGACCCGCGGCGGATCGTCGAGGTGGCCCGCCGGGCCGAAGTCTTGGGCTTCGACAGTGTCTGGCTACCCGACCATCTGCTGCCGCCGTCCGAATACGGACCAGTCTACGGCGGCGTCTTCGAACCCCTGATCCTTCTGTCGCACATCGCCGCCGTGACGACACGGATCACGTTGGACTCGGCGGGCCTTGACATGAAGCCAACTTTAGGTCGTGGCCGAGCCTCCCAGCAACGACGGAATCGCCATGCCGCTGTCGCCGCGACCATGAAGACGGTTCCTGGTTCGCCGCGTTTCCCCTCGGCGGCAAATAGCAACAAACGGACATCTTAG
- a CDS encoding NAD(P)H-binding protein — MIVVTGATGNVGRPLVQALAASGEKVTAVSRRVGEAAVPKGVQVAAADLTDPEGLRPAFDGADALFLHDGGASAQALKPRNILDLAKSAGVRRVVLLSSQGVGTRPDSHSHGVLLRSIEDAVRQSGLDWTILRPGGFNSNMYAWAESVRTQRTVIAPFGDVGMPTVDPADIADVAATTLREDGHAGQIYELTGPALTTPRQRANAIGDVLREPIRFVEQTRDEARTQMLRFMPEWAVETTLAVLGEPTPAEQRISPTVEQVLGRAPRTFAGWVQGHISAFR; from the coding sequence ATGATCGTAGTTACGGGAGCGACCGGAAACGTTGGCCGGCCGCTTGTCCAGGCGCTCGCGGCATCCGGTGAGAAGGTGACGGCAGTGTCTCGCAGAGTCGGGGAAGCGGCCGTGCCGAAGGGTGTACAAGTCGCCGCGGCGGATCTGACCGACCCGGAGGGTCTTCGGCCCGCCTTCGATGGCGCCGACGCGCTGTTCCTGCACGACGGCGGCGCCAGCGCCCAGGCGTTGAAGCCACGAAACATCCTCGACCTGGCCAAATCCGCGGGAGTACGAAGAGTTGTGTTGCTGTCCTCGCAAGGAGTCGGCACCCGGCCGGATTCCCACTCCCACGGCGTCCTGTTGCGGTCTATCGAAGACGCCGTGCGGCAGTCGGGTCTGGATTGGACGATTCTGCGACCAGGTGGCTTCAACTCCAACATGTACGCCTGGGCGGAATCGGTCCGTACCCAGCGGACGGTCATCGCGCCATTCGGTGACGTCGGGATGCCGACGGTTGATCCCGCCGACATCGCCGACGTAGCGGCCACGACGTTGCGGGAGGACGGCCACGCCGGGCAGATCTATGAGTTGACGGGGCCGGCGCTCACCACGCCGCGACAGCGCGCCAACGCCATCGGCGACGTACTCAGGGAGCCCATCCGGTTCGTCGAGCAGACCCGCGATGAAGCACGCACACAGATGCTGCGGTTCATGCCCGAATGGGCGGTCGAAACCACACTCGCCGTCCTCGGCGAGCCGACCCCCGCCGAGCAGCGGATCAGCCCCACGGTCGAGCAGGTGCTCGGCCGCGCGCCACGCACCTTCGCCGGCTGGGTCCAGGGCCACATCTCCGCCTTCCGGTAG
- a CDS encoding lysylphosphatidylglycerol synthase transmembrane domain-containing protein, whose amino-acid sequence MKPSATTDAATHSKHGHRRWIRPLAASLLLTLFAIELIYAWPSLTTALNQLRAPRPGWLAAALIAELAAMAAYARMQRRLLRSAGVRVSIYRHAALAYAAHSLSVTLPGGPAFSTRFNYQQMRRFGASPAVASWCIALSGILSAGALAVITTASALATQGAPPWHTLIGLAVVALLLTGGIRRLTRHPRAVESAVHAVLARLNRLRHRPAADGLDRIIGFARQLGAARLPPGHAAGATTYALLNWLLDAACLWLCLHAVSNADISTTRLLLAFCAGYAAASITIVPGGLGVIDSALILGLAAGGIDTDTAFATVVLYRIISLGVIISAGWITWTVIRR is encoded by the coding sequence GTGAAACCTAGCGCTACCACCGATGCGGCAACCCATTCGAAACACGGCCACCGCCGCTGGATACGCCCGCTCGCCGCATCGCTGCTGTTGACCCTGTTCGCCATCGAATTGATATATGCCTGGCCCTCGTTGACCACGGCACTCAATCAGCTCCGCGCGCCGCGGCCCGGCTGGCTCGCCGCGGCGCTGATCGCCGAACTCGCCGCGATGGCCGCCTACGCCCGGATGCAACGCCGACTGCTGCGCTCAGCCGGCGTCCGGGTTTCGATCTACCGGCATGCGGCGCTCGCCTACGCCGCGCACTCGCTCAGCGTCACTCTGCCCGGCGGCCCGGCGTTCTCCACCCGTTTCAACTACCAGCAGATGCGCCGCTTCGGCGCTTCCCCCGCCGTCGCGTCCTGGTGCATCGCCCTGTCCGGCATCCTCTCTGCCGGCGCGCTGGCCGTCATCACCACGGCCAGCGCGCTCGCCACCCAGGGCGCGCCCCCATGGCACACCCTCATCGGTCTGGCAGTGGTCGCGCTGCTGCTCACCGGCGGCATCCGCAGGCTCACCCGCCATCCCCGAGCGGTCGAATCAGCGGTACACGCCGTGCTGGCCCGTCTCAACCGGCTCCGGCACCGACCCGCCGCCGACGGACTGGACCGAATCATCGGCTTCGCCAGACAACTCGGCGCCGCCCGCCTCCCGCCGGGTCACGCCGCCGGTGCCACCACCTACGCCCTGCTCAACTGGCTCCTCGACGCCGCCTGCCTCTGGCTTTGCCTGCACGCCGTCAGCAACGCCGACATCAGCACCACTCGACTCCTGTTGGCGTTCTGCGCCGGCTACGCCGCCGCCAGCATCACCATCGTCCCGGGCGGCCTCGGCGTCATCGACAGCGCGCTCATCCTCGGCCTGGCCGCCGGTGGCATCGACACCGACACCGCCTTCGCCACCGTCGTGCTGTACCGAATCATCAGCCTCGGTGTCATCATCAGCGCGGGCTGGATCACCTGGACCGTCATCCGTCGCTGA
- a CDS encoding PD40 domain-containing protein, whose amino-acid sequence MSVSTAGVQGNEQVTISAVSGDGRYVAFSSYASNLVAGDVNGDIDVFVRDRRTRITTRISAVGTADDGRNSGGMSPAISGNGRYVAFTSGAPGLVPRDTNEMTDLFVRDRVAGTTVRANLSSTGVEANASTYNHTISTDGRYLAFTSTASNLVAGDTNGTVDVFVRDRLTRITTRASVSSRGRQGTNHDSATPAISANGRYVAFTSAASNLVPGDSNGTSDVFIRDRWARTTVRISVSNTERQAAGDTYLPAISANGRYVAFTSAASNLVPGDSNRVPDVFVRDRRAGTTTRISVSTSGAEGVTNSAVPVMSASGRYVAFLSSARNLVPDDTNDAWDVVVRDRRMGTTTRVSRSTTGVQANTASLAPAISADGRYVTFTTGASNLVPSDTNDAFDIFVHGPIH is encoded by the coding sequence GTGAGCGTGTCCACTGCCGGGGTGCAGGGAAATGAACAGGTCACCATCTCGGCGGTCAGTGGGGATGGGCGGTATGTCGCCTTCAGTTCCTACGCGTCGAACCTGGTGGCCGGCGACGTCAACGGCGACATCGACGTGTTCGTGCGGGACCGGCGCACCCGTATCACCACACGGATCAGTGCCGTGGGTACAGCCGACGACGGCAGGAACTCCGGCGGTATGTCTCCGGCCATCAGCGGCAACGGCCGGTATGTGGCCTTCACGTCTGGCGCGCCGGGCTTGGTGCCTCGTGACACCAACGAGATGACCGACCTGTTCGTGCGTGACCGCGTGGCCGGGACCACCGTCCGGGCAAACCTGTCAAGCACAGGGGTTGAGGCGAACGCCAGCACGTACAACCACACCATCAGCACCGACGGCCGCTACCTTGCCTTTACATCCACCGCCTCGAACCTGGTCGCGGGTGACACCAACGGCACCGTCGACGTGTTCGTGCGGGATCGGCTGACGAGAATCACCACCAGGGCCAGCGTGTCCAGCCGGGGCAGGCAGGGCACCAATCACGACAGTGCGACTCCGGCGATCAGCGCCAACGGCCGGTACGTTGCGTTCACCTCCGCCGCGTCGAACCTGGTACCTGGCGACAGCAACGGCACCTCAGATGTGTTCATCCGTGACCGGTGGGCCCGTACCACCGTTCGGATCAGCGTCTCGAACACAGAACGCCAAGCCGCCGGCGACACCTACCTCCCGGCGATCAGCGCCAACGGCCGCTACGTCGCCTTCACCTCCGCCGCGTCGAACCTGGTACCTGGCGACAGCAACAGGGTCCCGGATGTGTTCGTGAGGGATCGGCGGGCCGGTACGACGACTCGGATCAGCGTGTCCACCAGCGGCGCGGAGGGCGTCACTAACAGTGCCGTGCCGGTCATGAGCGCCAGCGGCCGATATGTAGCCTTCCTCTCCAGCGCACGCAATCTCGTGCCCGATGACACCAACGATGCGTGGGACGTCGTCGTGCGGGATCGGCGGATGGGCACCACGACCCGGGTCAGCCGTTCAACCACGGGAGTCCAAGCCAACACCGCCAGTCTCGCGCCGGCGATCAGCGCCGACGGCCGATACGTGACCTTCACGACAGGGGCATCCAACCTGGTGCCATCAGACACCAATGACGCCTTCGATATCTTCGTCCACGGCCCAATCCACTGA